In Solanum stenotomum isolate F172 chromosome 6, ASM1918654v1, whole genome shotgun sequence, one DNA window encodes the following:
- the LOC125869452 gene encoding putative pentatricopeptide repeat-containing protein At1g69350, mitochondrial — protein MIQYMPLFRSCSSSRSIAQLHAHLIINGLRKDPLASTKLIESYSQMGSLKTSRLVFDTFPNPDSFMWGVIIKCHVWNSCFQEAIFLYHSMLCQLSETSSFIYPSVLRAISAIGDLGVGRKVHGRILKCGFESDSVVETALLSMYGELGWTVYARKLFDEMSVKDVVSWSSIISSYVRNGKGKEGLEIFGDLVKEGVEIDSVALLSAVEGCGELGVWRAGKSVHGYILRKNIQSDGSLINSLVAMYGKCGDTCSAELLFRNAVDKSTYTWTAMMSCYNQNGCYHEALALFVKMHESDVEYNEVTVMAVLCSCARLGWLNEGKSIHGFIVRNAFDCGNDLLGSALVDLYANCGKLSDCHKVFGSSQDRHIISWNMLISSYVQEGFSDKALTLFVDMVRKGILPDSYTLASVLSASGDIGFSEFGCQIHSHVIRTGFSTDFVQNSLIDMYSKCGLVNYALMIFNDTQERSIVTWNSMMCGLTQNGLSREAISLFDEIYSNSSRMDEVTFLAAIQACSTIGWLEKGKWIHHKLIIFDVRHDMYIDTALTDMYAKCGDLWMARRVFDSMFERSIISWSAMIGGYGMHGQIDDAISLFHEMVNSGIKPNDIILTNILSACSHSGYLNEGKYFFNLMINLNIEPKPEHFACLVDLLSRAGDIDKAYEVITSMPFPADVSIWGALVNGCRIHKRMDIIKMIQQRLENMQTDDTGYYTLLSNIYAEEGEWNESRMVRSKMRSLGLKKVDGYSMIEVEKRIPA, from the coding sequence ATGATACAGTATATGCCACTGTTCAGATCATGTTCAAGCTCAAGATCAATAGCACAACTTCACGCACATCTCATCATCAATGGTCTCCGCAAAGATCCACTTGCTTCCACCAAGCTTATTGAGTCTTATTCCCAAATGGGTTCCCTCAAAACTTCAAGACTCGTCTTTGACACATTCCCAAACCCAGATTCTTTCATGTGGGGTGTAATAATCAAGTGCCATGTTTGGAATAGCTGTTTTCAAGAAGCCATTTTTCTTTACCACAGTATGCTTTGTCAACTATCTGAAACCAGTAGTTTCATTTACCCTTCAGTCTTGAGGGCTATTTCTGCAATTGGTGATCTGGGTGTTGGTCGGAAGGTTCATGGAAGGATTTTGAAATGTGGGTTTGAGTCTGATTCTGTTGTCGAGACGGCGTTGTTGAGTATGTATGGTGAACTTGGGTGGACAGTTTATGCAAGGAAGTTGTTTGATGAAATGTCTGTGAAGGATGTTGTTTCGTGGAGTTCGATTATTTCGAGCTATGTACGTAATGGGAAAGGTAAGGAAGGATTGGAGATTTTTGGGGATTTGGTTAAGGAGGGTGTTGAAATTGATTCAGTGGCTTTGCTTAGTGCAGTTGAGGGTTGTGGTGAGTTGGGTGTATGGAGAGCAGGGAAATCTGTTCATGGTTATATATTGAGAAAGAATATTCAGAGTGATGGGTCTTTGATAAACTCGCTTGTTGCAATGTATGGAAAATGTGGCGATACGTGTAGTGCTGAGTTGCTTTTTCGTAATGCTGTTGATAAGAGTACTTATACTTGGACAGCAATGATGTCCTGCTACAATCAGAATGGTTGCTATCATGAAGCGTTGGCGTTGTTTGTTAAGATGCATGAGTCTGATGTGGAATACAATGAAGTTACTGTTATGGCTGTTTTATGTTCTTGTGCTAGGTTGGGTTGGCTAAACGAAGGGAAGTCTATACATGGTTTTATAGTTAGAAATGCTTTTGATTGTGGCAATGATCTTCTAGGCTCAGCATTGGTTGACTTGTATGCTAACTGTGGCAAGCTAAGTGATTGCCACAAGGTATTTGGTTCGTCTCAAGACAGACATATCATCTCGTGGAATATGCTCATATCAAGTTATGTGCAGGAAGGATTTTCTGATAAGGCATTGACACTTTTTGTGGATATGGTTAGAAAAGGAATATTGCCAGACTCGTATACTCTGGCAAGTGTCCTCTCAGCTTCTGGAGATATTGGGTTTTCTGAATTTGGCTGTCAAATTCATAGCCACGTTATCAGGACTGGCTTTTCTACGGACTTTGTCCAGAATTCACTGATTGACATGTACAGTAAATGTGGACTTGTGAACTATGCGCTCATGATATTCAATGATACACAAGAAAGAAGTATTGTGACTTGGAATTCAATGATGTGTGGACTTACCCAAAATGGTTTATCTCGGGAAGCTATTAGTCTCTTTGATGAGATATACTCAAACTCGAGCAGAATGGATGAAGTGACCTTCTTAGCTGCAATTCAAGCGTGCTCAACTATAGGATGGCTGGAGAAGGGAAAGTGGATTCACCATAAGTTAATCATCTTTGATGTGAGGCATGATATGTATATCGATACTGCTCTGACAGATATGTATGCTAAATGTGGAGATCTCTGGATGGCTCGAAGAGTTTTTGATAGTATGTTTGAAAGGAGCATAATATCTTGGAGTGCCATGATAGGTGGTTATGGAATGCATGGTCAAATCGATGATGCCATCTCACTCTTTCATGAAATGGTAAATAGTGGAATAAAACCAAATGACATCATTTTAACAAATATTCTATCTGCTTGCAGTCATTCTGGTTATCTTAATGAAGGGAAATATTTCTTTAACTTGATGATTAACTTGAACATTGAACCCAAACCCGAACATTTTGCATGTCTAGTTGATCTTCTTAGTCGAGCTGGTGATATTGATAAAGCCTATGAAGTCATCACTTCGATGCCGTTTCCTGCAGATGTTAGTATTTGGGGTGCCCTGGTAAATGGATGTAGAATTCACAAGAGAATGGATATTATCAAGATGATCCAACAAAGGCTTGAAAACATGCAAACAGATGATACTGGATATTATACTCTATTATCCAACATATATGCAGAAGAGGGAGAATGGAATGAATCTAGAATGGTGAGGTCAAAGATGCGTAGTTTAGGTTTAAAAAAGGTCGATGGATATAGTATGATTGAAGTTGAGAAAAGAATACCAGCATAA